One genomic segment of Micromonospora sp. WMMC415 includes these proteins:
- a CDS encoding glycosyltransferase family 4 protein, producing the protein MKIVVAHNRYREAQPSGENTIVDAEIAQLTAAGVEVLPFLRSSDEIPSMSRAAKALLPISPIYAPRAQQELSHLLTEQRPDVLHLHNPYPLLSPWVVRTAHRHGVPVVQTVHNYRQVCSSGLYFRDGMICQDCRGRALGVPAVVHRCYRGSRAQSALMATTLAVHRGTWRSVDRFVALTTAVADHLRDYGIPDERIVVKPNAIPDPGAPSPLGTGFLFLGRLSPEKGLDLLVDAWRRHPDGALGQLRVAGDGELRPLVEAAAAERTDVTFLGPLDRAGVRAALESSAVVLATSTWHDVLPTVIIEALAAGRPVLGTALGGIPYLVGADTPREPAGTGPAAPASAAAPATGPGSPPPASAAAVPAGIVTGEAGWVVPPEPAALAAALPLAAAGAAGLASAARSRYERTFHPDVVTKRLIDIYADVSRP; encoded by the coding sequence ATGAAAATCGTGGTGGCGCACAACCGGTACCGGGAGGCCCAACCGTCCGGCGAGAACACGATCGTCGACGCGGAGATCGCCCAGCTGACCGCGGCCGGGGTGGAGGTGCTGCCGTTCCTGCGCAGCTCCGACGAGATCCCGTCGATGTCCCGGGCCGCCAAGGCGCTGCTGCCGATCTCCCCGATCTACGCCCCCAGGGCCCAGCAGGAGTTGAGCCACCTGCTGACCGAGCAGCGGCCGGACGTGCTGCACCTGCACAACCCGTACCCCCTGCTCTCGCCGTGGGTGGTGCGGACCGCGCACCGGCACGGGGTGCCGGTGGTGCAGACGGTGCACAACTACCGGCAGGTCTGCTCGTCCGGCCTGTACTTCCGGGACGGCATGATCTGCCAGGACTGTCGGGGCCGGGCGCTGGGCGTGCCCGCCGTCGTGCACCGCTGCTACCGGGGCTCGCGGGCGCAGAGCGCGCTGATGGCGACGACGCTCGCGGTGCACCGGGGCACCTGGCGGTCGGTGGACCGCTTCGTCGCGTTGACCACGGCGGTCGCCGACCACCTGCGTGACTACGGCATTCCGGACGAACGGATCGTGGTGAAGCCGAACGCGATCCCCGACCCGGGGGCGCCGTCCCCGCTCGGCACCGGTTTCCTCTTCCTCGGCCGGCTCTCTCCGGAGAAGGGGCTGGACCTGCTGGTCGACGCCTGGCGCCGGCACCCGGACGGCGCGCTGGGGCAGCTGCGCGTCGCCGGTGACGGTGAGCTGCGGCCGCTCGTCGAGGCCGCCGCCGCGGAGCGGACGGACGTGACCTTCCTCGGCCCGCTGGACCGGGCCGGGGTCCGGGCCGCGCTCGAATCCAGCGCCGTCGTGCTGGCCACCTCCACCTGGCACGACGTCCTGCCGACGGTGATCATCGAGGCGCTGGCCGCCGGCCGTCCGGTGCTCGGCACCGCGCTCGGCGGCATCCCGTACCTGGTTGGCGCGGACACTCCGCGCGAGCCGGCCGGCACCGGCCCGGCCGCGCCCGCCTCGGCCGCCGCTCCGGCGACCGGGCCGGGCTCACCCCCGCCGGCGTCGGCCGCCGCCGTGCCGGCCGGAATCGTGACGGGGGAGGCGGGCTGGGTGGTGCCGCCGGAGCCGGCCGCCCTCGCGGCGGCCCTGCCGCTGGCCGCCGCAGGTGCCGCCGGGCTGGCGTCCGCCGCCCGCTCCCGCTACGAGCGCACCTTCCACCCGGACGTGGTGACCAAGCGCCTGATCGACATCTACGCCGACGTCTCCCGCCCCTGA
- a CDS encoding RNA polymerase sigma factor, with amino-acid sequence MSDDDIIGDIYAGCFQRLVVQLYAVTGDLSEAQEAVQEAFTRALAAPRRFAGLENPEAWLRRVAVNVARSRYRRRRVLDRLLHRIGPPPVVADTAPEHLSLLAALRELPTGQRHALALHYLVDLPVDEVAHTLGVSVGTVKSRLSRGRAALAARLTDPDVASTPTGRVDVRS; translated from the coding sequence GTGTCCGACGACGACATCATCGGCGACATCTACGCCGGGTGTTTCCAGCGGCTCGTGGTGCAGCTGTACGCGGTGACCGGGGACCTGAGCGAGGCGCAGGAGGCGGTCCAGGAGGCGTTCACCCGGGCGCTCGCCGCGCCCCGGCGGTTCGCCGGCCTTGAGAATCCGGAGGCGTGGCTGCGCCGGGTCGCCGTGAACGTGGCCCGCAGCCGGTACCGGCGTCGCCGGGTACTCGACCGGCTGCTGCACCGGATCGGCCCGCCGCCGGTGGTCGCCGACACCGCTCCCGAACACCTGTCGCTGCTCGCCGCCCTGCGCGAACTGCCCACCGGCCAGCGGCACGCGCTGGCCCTGCACTACCTCGTCGACCTTCCGGTGGACGAGGTCGCCCACACCCTCGGCGTCTCGGTCGGCACGGTCAAGTCGCGGCTGTCCCGGGGCCGGGCGGCCCTCGCCGCGCGGCTCACCGACCCCGACGTCGCCTCGACACCAACCGGGAGGGTCGATGTCCGATCGTGA
- a CDS encoding A24 family peptidase — MLLPLVAAATVAGAGWGLLLPGLIDRYAVEWPAGRPKPPWRSACPRCATAIPPWWRSSGRCPGCDRRPVPGRWVTVPLSAAACGAAAAALGPTWALPAFLLLAALAVPLALVDLRVLRLPDPLVGVAFLGGVALLVVAALAEQAVPALVRGAFAALACAAGYLTLALLPRSQLGFGDVKLGAVLGFHLGWLGWPAVVAGVLLAPLVNLPLVAGLLITRRAGWRTPVPYGPAMLAAALVTMLA, encoded by the coding sequence GTGCTGCTCCCCCTCGTGGCCGCCGCCACCGTCGCCGGGGCCGGCTGGGGGCTGCTACTGCCCGGGCTGATCGACCGGTACGCGGTGGAGTGGCCGGCCGGCCGGCCGAAGCCACCCTGGCGCTCCGCCTGCCCCCGGTGCGCGACGGCGATCCCGCCCTGGTGGCGGTCGTCCGGCCGGTGCCCGGGGTGCGATCGGCGGCCCGTGCCGGGGCGGTGGGTCACCGTGCCGCTCTCCGCCGCCGCCTGCGGTGCCGCTGCGGCCGCCCTCGGCCCGACCTGGGCGTTGCCGGCGTTCCTGCTGCTGGCGGCCCTCGCCGTGCCACTGGCGCTGGTCGACCTGCGGGTTCTGCGGCTGCCCGACCCGCTGGTCGGCGTCGCCTTCCTCGGCGGGGTGGCGCTGCTGGTGGTGGCGGCGCTCGCGGAGCAGGCCGTCCCGGCGCTGGTACGCGGTGCGTTCGCCGCGCTCGCCTGTGCCGCCGGCTACCTCACCCTCGCCCTGCTGCCCCGCTCCCAGCTCGGCTTCGGCGACGTGAAGCTCGGCGCCGTCCTCGGGTTCCACCTCGGCTGGCTGGGGTGGCCGGCCGTCGTGGCCGGCGTGCTGCTGGCCCCACTGGTGAACCTGCCGCTCGTCGCCGGTCTCCTGATCACCCGCCGCGCGGGCTGGCGAACCCCCGTACCGTACGGCCCGGCGATGCTCGCAGCCGCGCTCGTCACCATGCTCGCCTAG
- a CDS encoding LytTR family DNA-binding domain-containing protein, protein MSGFLRVLAVDDEPPALDELAYHLRTDPRVARLHTAGDATEALRVLRDDDVDVVFLDIRMPGLDGMELARVLRRFARPPAIVFVTAYDDGAVDAFDLGATDYVRKPVRAERLAESLRRVIGSRVVPSHPAALARAEEDPTIPVELAGTTRMLPRSAVRWVEAQGDYARLHTAEGSHLVRVSLATLAERWADAGFVRIHRSYLVQLKLIAELRLVNSGYVVVVDSTELPVSRRHTRELKDKLVRAAKQDWSR, encoded by the coding sequence GTGAGCGGGTTCCTGCGGGTGCTGGCGGTGGACGACGAGCCACCGGCGCTGGACGAGCTGGCGTACCACCTGCGGACCGACCCGCGGGTGGCCCGGCTGCACACCGCCGGGGACGCCACCGAGGCGCTGCGGGTGCTCCGCGACGACGACGTGGACGTGGTCTTCCTCGACATCCGGATGCCCGGCCTGGACGGCATGGAGTTGGCCCGGGTGCTGCGGCGCTTCGCCCGGCCTCCGGCGATCGTCTTCGTCACCGCGTACGACGACGGTGCGGTGGACGCGTTCGACCTGGGTGCCACCGACTACGTCCGCAAGCCGGTCCGGGCCGAGCGGCTGGCCGAGTCGCTGCGCCGGGTGATCGGATCGCGGGTGGTGCCCAGTCATCCGGCGGCGCTGGCGCGGGCCGAGGAGGACCCGACGATCCCGGTCGAGCTGGCCGGGACGACCCGCATGCTGCCCCGCTCGGCGGTGCGCTGGGTGGAGGCGCAGGGCGACTACGCGCGGCTGCACACCGCCGAGGGCTCGCACCTGGTCCGGGTGTCGCTGGCGACCCTGGCCGAGCGCTGGGCGGACGCCGGGTTCGTCCGGATCCACCGGTCCTACCTGGTGCAGTTGAAGCTCATCGCCGAGCTGCGGCTGGTCAACTCCGGCTACGTGGTGGTGGTCGACTCGACGGAGCTGCCGGTCAGCCGGCGGCACACCCGCGAGTTGAAGGACAAGCTGGTCCGGGCGGCTAAGCAGGACTGGAGCCGCTAG
- a CDS encoding Fpg/Nei family DNA glycosylase, whose amino-acid sequence MPELPEVEALAEYLRRRAVGRRVDRLEVAAISALKTYDPAPTAAAGQVVTDARRHGKFLDVLLGDDLHVVVHLARAGWLHYREAFPSSAPLRPGKGPVALRVRLDDGSGFDLTEAGTQKSLAVYLVTDPAAVPGVARLGPDALAVDPATFADRLRSRKGQVKGVLTDQTVLAGVGNAYSDEILHAARLSPFALTNRLTDEQLATLHSATRDVLGDAVARSVGQRAAELKGEKRSGLKVHARTGLPCPVCGDTVREVSFADSSLQYCPTCQTGGKPLADRRLSRLVR is encoded by the coding sequence GTGCCCGAACTACCGGAGGTTGAGGCGCTCGCGGAGTACCTGCGCCGGCGCGCGGTGGGCCGGCGTGTCGACCGCCTGGAGGTCGCCGCGATCAGCGCCCTGAAGACGTACGATCCGGCGCCCACGGCCGCCGCCGGGCAGGTGGTGACCGACGCGCGCCGCCACGGCAAGTTCCTCGACGTTCTGCTCGGCGACGACCTGCACGTGGTGGTCCACCTGGCCCGGGCGGGCTGGCTGCACTACCGCGAGGCGTTCCCGTCGAGTGCACCGCTGCGCCCGGGGAAGGGTCCGGTCGCGCTGCGCGTACGCCTCGACGACGGCTCGGGCTTCGACCTGACCGAGGCCGGCACCCAGAAGAGCCTCGCCGTGTACCTGGTGACCGATCCGGCGGCGGTACCCGGGGTGGCCCGCCTCGGTCCCGACGCGCTCGCCGTCGACCCGGCCACCTTCGCCGACCGCCTCCGCAGCCGGAAGGGCCAGGTCAAGGGGGTGCTCACCGACCAGACGGTGCTGGCCGGGGTGGGCAACGCGTACTCCGACGAGATCCTGCACGCGGCGAGGCTGTCGCCGTTCGCGCTCACCAACCGGCTCACCGACGAGCAGCTCGCCACCCTGCACTCCGCGACCCGGGACGTGCTCGGCGACGCGGTGGCCCGGTCGGTGGGCCAGCGGGCGGCGGAGCTGAAGGGCGAGAAGCGGTCCGGGCTGAAGGTGCACGCCCGTACCGGACTGCCCTGCCCGGTCTGCGGCGACACCGTACGGGAGGTGTCCTTCGCCGATTCGAGCCTCCAGTACTGCCCGACCTGTCAGACCGGCGGCAAGCCGCTCGCGGACCGACGGTTGTCCCGGTTGGTACGGTGA
- a CDS encoding SigE family RNA polymerase sigma factor has protein sequence MDGDEGFEEFYRSTRHRVVTVLYALGGDLSEAQDAAQEAYVRAWQRWSTISAYDDAEAWVRTVGHRLLINRWRKIRNGLSAYRRHGPDPATGPPSENTVALVTALRRLPAEQRQAIVLHHLADLSVADIAVQTGTPTGTVKARLARGRKTLATLLGTSFPEEVSHA, from the coding sequence GTGGACGGGGACGAGGGGTTCGAGGAGTTCTACCGCAGCACGCGACATCGGGTCGTCACGGTGCTCTACGCACTCGGCGGCGACCTGAGCGAGGCCCAGGACGCCGCGCAGGAGGCGTACGTGCGGGCCTGGCAGCGTTGGTCGACAATCAGCGCGTACGACGACGCAGAGGCGTGGGTGCGGACGGTCGGTCACCGCCTGCTGATCAACCGCTGGCGCAAGATCCGCAACGGCCTGTCCGCGTACCGGCGGCACGGCCCCGATCCAGCCACCGGCCCACCGTCGGAGAACACGGTCGCCCTGGTCACGGCGCTGCGACGACTGCCGGCCGAGCAGCGGCAGGCGATCGTCCTGCATCACCTGGCCGACCTGTCGGTCGCCGACATCGCGGTGCAGACGGGTACGCCGACGGGCACCGTCAAGGCCCGCCTCGCCCGTGGGCGGAAGACCCTCGCCACTCTTCTCGGCACCTCGTTCCCGGAGGAGGTCAGTCATGCCTGA
- a CDS encoding DUF5701 family protein translates to MTETPFDPAAEFDRQVHRLVELGYPALAGLTPASFRDLVAPLRAAAATGAAGLPAPTEGRVPFLLVVTRELVPVEARVGLTTLAGRTKPGIIDRHYPDGDLARFDPIKELEVPAGPAYLLFDVDRGEETLNLAPASAMEVITGQDRLPLTIDEGLALVTLHPPALAKNKCFSLVGSRCGDKRVPAIWISQGAPKLGWCWWGNPHTWLGSASAHPVRVGLE, encoded by the coding sequence GTGACCGAGACCCCCTTCGACCCCGCCGCCGAATTCGACCGCCAGGTGCACCGGCTGGTGGAGCTGGGCTACCCGGCCCTGGCCGGCCTGACCCCGGCGAGCTTCCGCGACCTGGTCGCCCCCTTGCGGGCGGCGGCGGCCACCGGCGCGGCCGGCCTCCCCGCCCCGACCGAGGGTCGCGTGCCGTTCCTACTGGTCGTGACCCGCGAGCTGGTGCCCGTCGAAGCGCGCGTCGGGCTGACGACGCTGGCGGGCAGGACCAAGCCCGGAATCATCGACCGGCACTACCCCGACGGCGACCTGGCCCGCTTCGATCCGATCAAGGAGCTGGAGGTGCCGGCCGGGCCGGCGTACCTCCTGTTCGACGTCGACCGGGGCGAGGAGACCCTGAACCTCGCCCCCGCCTCCGCGATGGAGGTGATCACCGGTCAGGACCGCCTGCCGCTCACCATCGACGAGGGCCTCGCCCTCGTCACGCTGCACCCGCCGGCCCTGGCGAAGAACAAGTGCTTCTCCCTGGTCGGCTCCCGCTGCGGCGACAAGCGGGTGCCGGCGATCTGGATCAGCCAGGGCGCACCGAAGCTCGGCTGGTGCTGGTGGGGCAACCCGCACACCTGGCTCGGCTCCGCCTCCGCCCACCCGGTCCGCGTCGGACTGGAGTGA
- a CDS encoding histidine kinase has product MGGNLSAVVGVVSLVTALAAALFAVVRLRGRRGIATATQRATYEVLHTAGLAAEPLRAGLTTANAAKAARHLRALVGAVGLALTDADGLRAVDGRGAHHEAQLVAAARRAVAAGRSTVLGEAELHCDRVDCPVRGAVVAPLTGVDGRVVGALVAVADGAPAPGLVQATLETAHWAGNQLALAELDSSRERLARAEVRALRAQISPHFIYNALTAIGSFVRTDPDRARELILEFAEFTRYSFRAHGEFTTLAEELRSIDRYLTIERARFGDRLQVRLQIAPEVLPVTLPFLCLQPLVENAVRHGLSRKPGTGMVSIEARDAGTECHITVEDDGVGMDPAALTAGIAELAGASGDPGDDPGGHVGLSNVDERLRSVFGDGFGLVVETGLGSGTKVSMRVPKFHPGVRAGS; this is encoded by the coding sequence GTGGGTGGCAACCTCTCCGCCGTCGTCGGCGTCGTCTCGCTGGTCACCGCGCTGGCCGCGGCCCTGTTCGCGGTGGTACGCCTGCGCGGCCGCCGGGGCATCGCCACCGCCACCCAGCGGGCCACGTACGAGGTGCTGCACACCGCCGGGCTCGCGGCCGAGCCACTGCGGGCCGGGCTGACCACCGCGAACGCGGCGAAGGCCGCACGGCATCTGCGGGCCCTGGTCGGGGCGGTCGGCCTGGCGCTGACCGACGCCGACGGGCTGCGCGCCGTCGACGGCCGCGGCGCGCACCACGAGGCCCAGTTGGTCGCGGCGGCCCGACGGGCGGTGGCGGCCGGCCGGTCGACCGTGCTCGGGGAGGCCGAGCTGCACTGCGACCGGGTGGACTGCCCGGTGCGGGGAGCGGTGGTCGCCCCGCTGACCGGGGTGGACGGGCGGGTCGTCGGCGCGCTCGTCGCCGTCGCCGACGGCGCACCCGCGCCCGGCCTGGTGCAGGCGACCCTGGAGACGGCGCACTGGGCCGGCAACCAACTCGCCCTGGCCGAGCTCGACTCGTCGCGGGAACGGCTCGCCCGGGCCGAGGTCCGCGCGCTGCGGGCGCAGATCAGCCCGCACTTCATCTACAACGCGCTGACCGCGATCGGCTCGTTCGTCCGGACCGACCCGGACCGGGCCCGGGAACTGATCCTGGAGTTCGCCGAGTTCACCCGCTACTCGTTCCGGGCGCACGGCGAGTTCACGACGCTGGCCGAGGAGCTGCGGTCGATCGACCGCTACCTGACCATCGAGCGGGCCCGGTTCGGCGACCGGCTCCAGGTGCGGCTCCAGATCGCGCCGGAGGTCCTGCCGGTCACGCTGCCCTTCCTCTGCCTCCAGCCGCTGGTCGAGAACGCCGTGCGCCACGGGTTGTCCCGGAAGCCCGGCACGGGCATGGTGAGCATCGAGGCCCGCGACGCGGGCACCGAGTGCCACATCACGGTGGAGGACGACGGAGTGGGCATGGACCCGGCCGCGCTGACCGCGGGTATCGCCGAGCTGGCCGGCGCCAGCGGCGACCCGGGCGACGACCCGGGCGGCCACGTCGGCCTCTCCAACGTCGACGAGCGGCTCCGGTCGGTCTTCGGGGACGGTTTCGGCCTGGTGGTGGAGACCGGCCTCGGTTCCGGTACGAAGGTCAGCATGCGCGTGCCGAAGTTCCACCCCGGCGTACGGGCGGGGTCGTGA
- a CDS encoding ABC transporter ATP-binding protein: MTGEHPALALRGLVKRFDDKVAVAGVDLDVPAGSFYGLLGPNGAGKTTTLSMAVGLLRPDSGRAWVLGQDVWADPVRAKQLLGVMPDGVRLFDRLSGAELLAYHGLLRGMDPAVVDQRAAELLDVLALGDAGRTLVVDYSAGMKKKIGLACALLHGPRLLVLDEPFEAVDPVSAALIRDILQRYVAGGGTVVFSSHVMEVVERLCSHVAILAAGTIKRVGTLDEVRGDRSLEQVFVEVVGGRTATGEELAWLSQ; the protein is encoded by the coding sequence ATGACTGGTGAGCACCCCGCCCTCGCGCTGCGCGGTCTCGTCAAGCGCTTCGACGACAAGGTGGCGGTCGCGGGCGTCGACCTCGACGTGCCGGCCGGCTCGTTCTACGGCCTGCTCGGCCCGAACGGTGCCGGAAAGACGACGACCCTGTCGATGGCGGTGGGCCTGCTCCGGCCGGACAGCGGGCGCGCCTGGGTGCTCGGGCAGGACGTCTGGGCCGACCCGGTCCGCGCGAAGCAACTGCTCGGCGTCATGCCCGACGGCGTACGCCTCTTCGACCGGCTGAGCGGCGCGGAGCTGCTCGCGTACCACGGTCTGCTGCGCGGCATGGACCCGGCGGTGGTCGACCAGCGGGCGGCGGAACTGCTGGACGTGCTGGCCCTCGGCGACGCCGGCCGCACGCTGGTGGTGGACTACTCGGCCGGCATGAAGAAGAAGATCGGCCTGGCCTGCGCGCTGCTGCACGGGCCCCGGCTGCTCGTGCTGGACGAGCCGTTCGAGGCGGTCGACCCGGTGTCGGCGGCGCTGATCCGGGACATCCTCCAGCGGTACGTGGCCGGAGGCGGGACGGTCGTGTTCTCCAGCCACGTGATGGAGGTCGTCGAGCGGCTCTGCTCGCACGTCGCGATCCTCGCCGCGGGCACCATCAAGCGCGTCGGCACGCTGGACGAGGTTCGCGGGGACCGCTCGCTGGAGCAGGTCTTCGTGGAGGTCGTCGGCGGGCGTACCGCGACCGGTGAGGAGCTGGCGTGGCTGTCGCAGTGA
- a CDS encoding cation acetate symporter translates to MDNGYVVPAIVAVTLVTVGIGFYGLRLARTTSDFLVASRMVSPTWNAAAIGGEYLSAASFLGIAGLILKYGVDVLWYPVGFAAGYLALLLFVAAPLRRSGAFTLPDFCELRLGSRWLRTLATVFVIFIGWLYLVPQLQGAGLTLATLAGSPYPVGALVVAAVVTGNVALGGMRAITFVQAFQYWLKLTALAVPAIFLALQWQADVRPAVTPPDGPAFRTATTVVVEHPATLTLPDGQTREVRPGDELTFAAGDPVPEVSGVATDAADWLLPSTAGDDDRGLFATYSLILATFLGTMGLPHVLVRFYTNPDGAAARRTTLVVLALVGAFYLLPTIYGVLGRIYTPHLLVTGQTDAVVVLLPGAALGDGTTGRLLAALVAAGAFAAFLSTSSGLLTSVAGVISTDVLGRGSVRGFRLATVIAGTIPAVLALNVSGLDVSQVVGLAFAVAASSFCPLLVLGIWWRGLTDLGAAAGVLAGGGAAVGAVLVTVLGPPLSGWPATLTAQPAAWTVPLAFTVMVAVSMATRRRVPAGIGATMLRLHAPEALRLQGRAPS, encoded by the coding sequence GTGGACAACGGGTACGTCGTCCCGGCGATCGTCGCGGTCACCCTGGTCACCGTCGGCATCGGTTTCTACGGCCTGCGCCTCGCCCGCACCACGTCGGACTTCCTGGTCGCGTCCCGGATGGTCAGCCCGACCTGGAACGCCGCCGCGATCGGCGGGGAGTACCTGTCGGCCGCGAGTTTCCTCGGCATCGCCGGCCTGATCCTCAAGTACGGCGTCGACGTGCTCTGGTACCCCGTCGGGTTCGCCGCCGGCTACCTGGCACTGCTGCTCTTCGTCGCCGCACCGCTCCGCCGCTCCGGCGCGTTCACCCTGCCCGACTTCTGCGAGCTGCGGCTCGGCTCCCGGTGGCTGCGTACGCTCGCCACCGTCTTCGTGATCTTCATCGGGTGGCTCTACCTCGTACCCCAGTTGCAGGGCGCCGGCCTGACGCTGGCCACGCTGGCCGGCTCGCCGTACCCCGTGGGTGCCCTCGTGGTGGCGGCGGTGGTCACCGGGAACGTGGCGCTCGGCGGCATGCGCGCCATCACCTTCGTGCAGGCCTTCCAGTACTGGCTCAAGCTGACCGCGCTCGCCGTACCCGCGATCTTCCTGGCGTTGCAGTGGCAGGCCGACGTTCGCCCGGCGGTGACCCCGCCCGACGGGCCGGCGTTCCGGACCGCGACCACCGTCGTCGTCGAGCATCCCGCGACGCTCACCCTGCCCGACGGGCAGACCCGGGAGGTACGCCCCGGCGACGAACTGACGTTCGCGGCCGGCGACCCCGTGCCCGAGGTGTCCGGGGTGGCCACCGACGCGGCGGACTGGCTGCTGCCCAGCACCGCCGGGGACGACGACCGGGGGCTGTTCGCCACGTACTCGCTGATCCTGGCCACGTTCCTCGGCACCATGGGCCTGCCGCACGTCCTGGTCCGCTTCTACACCAACCCCGACGGCGCCGCCGCCCGGCGCACCACGCTGGTCGTGCTGGCCCTGGTCGGCGCCTTCTACCTGCTCCCCACCATCTACGGCGTCCTCGGCCGGATCTACACCCCGCACCTGCTGGTCACCGGGCAGACCGACGCGGTGGTGGTCCTGCTGCCCGGCGCGGCGCTCGGCGACGGCACGACCGGGCGGCTGCTCGCCGCGCTGGTCGCGGCGGGGGCGTTCGCGGCGTTCCTCTCCACCTCCTCCGGGCTGCTCACCAGCGTCGCCGGGGTCATCTCGACCGACGTGCTGGGCCGGGGCTCGGTCCGTGGGTTCCGGCTGGCCACGGTGATCGCCGGGACGATCCCGGCGGTGCTCGCGCTCAACGTGTCCGGGCTGGACGTGTCGCAGGTGGTGGGGCTGGCCTTCGCGGTCGCCGCGTCGAGCTTCTGCCCGCTGCTCGTGCTCGGCATCTGGTGGCGGGGGCTGACCGACCTCGGCGCCGCCGCCGGCGTGCTGGCCGGCGGCGGCGCCGCGGTCGGGGCGGTGCTGGTGACGGTGCTCGGGCCGCCGCTGTCCGGCTGGCCGGCCACGCTCACCGCGCAGCCGGCCGCCTGGACGGTGCCGCTCGCCTTCACCGTGATGGTGGCGGTGTCGATGGCGACCCGCCGCCGCGTCCCGGCCGGCATCGGCGCCACGATGCTCCGCCTGCACGCCCCCGAAGCGCTCCGCTTGCAAGGAAGGGCCCCTTCTTAA
- a CDS encoding sugar transferase, with protein MGEVTTSLQRPVSNEGRSKLVRHVDSFEIQPPTPPTHNGVPRSAWARARRRVSRWHRPYTAILLLLDFAAAAFASFTAIRTFDQARAGFYQADDDPTWFYTVAFGLLPLGWVVILWFNRSYDRRYLGLGPDEFKRVMRSGVAVCATVSFLAFATKTDLSRFTVGTALLLALLLILLGRILARFVLHVVRRNVGQAGHRMVLVGTLPECLEVYRSVTRSPAAGLVPVAIHITDGYAAARGVETPVPIYAGRDVLALVREVGGDTIAVCGSASAEPGELRRLAWQLEGSGVDLVVAPQLTDIAGPRVHIRPIEGLPLLHVEEPTLSGPALLAKNLLDRVAAGLGLLLLAPIFLVIAVAIRISDPGPVFFRQPRVGHEGRTFRVWKFRTMYVDAEDRLAGLVDQNETDGMLFKIKQDPRVFPVGRFLRASSLDELPQLINVLKGEMSLVGPRPLPADDGDFLGDVRRRLLVKPGMTGLWQVSGRSDLSWDEAVRLDLYYVDNWSLAYDLSILWRTVGVVVARKGAY; from the coding sequence ATGGGTGAGGTGACGACAAGCCTCCAGCGCCCGGTATCCAACGAAGGCCGGAGCAAACTCGTGCGGCACGTCGACAGCTTCGAGATCCAGCCGCCGACACCGCCGACCCACAACGGCGTACCCCGATCGGCGTGGGCGCGGGCCCGGCGGCGGGTCTCCCGCTGGCACCGCCCGTACACCGCCATCCTGCTGCTGCTGGACTTCGCCGCGGCGGCGTTCGCCAGCTTCACCGCGATCCGCACCTTCGACCAGGCCCGGGCCGGCTTTTACCAGGCCGACGACGATCCGACCTGGTTCTACACGGTGGCCTTCGGCCTGCTGCCGCTCGGCTGGGTGGTCATCCTCTGGTTCAACCGGTCGTACGACCGGCGCTACCTGGGCCTCGGGCCGGACGAGTTCAAGCGGGTGATGCGCAGCGGCGTGGCGGTCTGCGCGACCGTCTCCTTCCTGGCGTTCGCCACCAAGACCGACCTGTCCCGGTTCACGGTCGGCACCGCGCTGCTCCTCGCGCTGCTGCTGATCCTGCTGGGTCGCATCCTGGCCCGGTTCGTGCTGCACGTCGTCCGGCGCAACGTCGGCCAGGCCGGGCACCGGATGGTGCTGGTGGGCACCCTGCCGGAGTGCCTGGAGGTCTACCGGTCGGTCACCCGCAGCCCGGCCGCCGGCCTGGTGCCGGTCGCGATCCACATAACCGACGGCTACGCGGCGGCCCGGGGCGTGGAGACGCCGGTTCCGATCTACGCCGGGCGGGACGTCCTCGCCCTGGTCCGCGAGGTCGGCGGCGACACGATCGCCGTCTGCGGGTCGGCCAGCGCCGAGCCGGGTGAGCTGCGCCGCCTGGCCTGGCAGTTGGAGGGCTCGGGTGTCGACCTCGTCGTGGCCCCGCAGCTGACCGACATCGCCGGCCCCCGGGTGCACATCCGCCCGATCGAGGGGCTGCCGCTGCTGCACGTGGAGGAGCCGACCCTCTCCGGCCCGGCGCTGCTGGCGAAGAACCTGCTCGACCGGGTGGCCGCCGGGCTCGGCCTGCTGCTGCTGGCACCGATCTTCCTCGTGATCGCCGTCGCGATCCGCATCTCCGACCCGGGTCCGGTGTTCTTCCGGCAGCCCCGGGTCGGCCACGAGGGGCGGACCTTCCGGGTCTGGAAGTTCCGCACCATGTACGTCGACGCCGAGGACCGGCTGGCCGGCCTGGTCGACCAGAACGAGACCGACGGCATGCTGTTCAAGATCAAGCAGGATCCCCGGGTGTTCCCCGTGGGCCGCTTCCTGCGCGCGTCGTCGCTGGACGAGCTGCCGCAGTTGATCAACGTGCTGAAGGGCGAGATGTCGCTGGTCGGGCCACGCCCGCTGCCCGCCGACGACGGCGACTTCCTCGGCGACGTCCGGCGGCGGCTGCTGGTCAAGCCCGGTATGACCGGCCTGTGGCAGGTCTCCGGCCGCTCCGACCTGTCGTGGGACGAGGCGGTCCGGCTGGACCTCTACTACGTCGACAACTGGTCGCTGGCGTACGACCTGAGCATCCTGTGGCGGACGGTCGGGGTGGTGGTCGCCCGCAAGGGCGCGTACTAG